The Carassius auratus strain Wakin linkage group LG30F, ASM336829v1, whole genome shotgun sequence genome contains a region encoding:
- the tal2 gene encoding T-cell acute lymphocytic leukemia protein 2 — protein MTRKVFTNTRERWRQHNVNTAFAELRKLIPTHPPEKKLSKNEILRLAMRYINFLVTLLESQGGEPSAHSQAALLTLITGNMQKLRTDRTWTSDTDPPSPGSSCDSSEAW, from the coding sequence ATGACCAGGAAGGTGTTCACCAACACCCGTGAGCGCTGGCGCCAACATAATGTCAACACAGCCTTTGCAGAGCTGCGGAAACTAATCCCCACACACCCGCCCGAGAAAAAACTCAGTAAGAATGAGATCCTGCGGCTGGCCATGCGCTATATCAACTTCTTGGTGACTCTGCTGGAGAGCCAGGGAGGAGAGCCATCAGCTCACTCGCAAGCTGCGCTTCTCACACTGATCACGGGGAACATGCAGAAGCTGCGCACCGACCGCACCTGGACCAGCGACACCGACCCGCCCTCACCCGGGTCCAGCTGCGACAGTTCAGAAGCCTGGTAG